The following are from one region of the Planctomycetota bacterium genome:
- the rodA gene encoding rod shape-determining protein RodA — MPRSLNSVVIIPMLLLTLIGIIAIWSAAPDVSDKLTGLSRIFANQAVKQIAFTLVALLAFGIILLVNYYKLKDYTYALYIGLLVLILLLIAWGRVSHGARRWFQLGPFALQPSEFMKIVLVLMLARIMMHKRNVERFRDLFVPLIVTLIPFGLVFLQPSLGTALLFLPTFVVMVFVSGTPARNIIIMFVVIAIIAPIGYFFVLKDYQRYRLLGFLTPSTIPSSEGFQLIQSKVAVGSGSIIGRGWGEGDSSGSLFVPERHNDFIFTTISEEWGFVGSSLVIVLYLIMYLGAVFIAYNTREPFGRLAILGLVTYLTAQTFINIGMTIGFAPITGLPMPFVSYGGSSLLSSYIAMGLIVNIGVNQLPSFASRDFE, encoded by the coding sequence ATGCCGCGCAGTTTAAATTCAGTCGTAATCATCCCGATGCTTCTACTTACATTAATAGGCATCATCGCCATCTGGAGCGCCGCGCCGGATGTTTCTGATAAGTTAACCGGCCTGTCCAGAATATTTGCCAATCAGGCGGTTAAGCAGATTGCTTTTACGCTCGTTGCGCTTCTAGCTTTCGGGATAATACTTCTGGTCAACTATTATAAACTGAAGGATTATACTTATGCGTTATACATCGGACTTTTGGTTTTGATTTTATTGCTGATAGCCTGGGGCCGGGTATCGCACGGAGCCCGTCGCTGGTTCCAGCTGGGGCCTTTTGCTTTGCAGCCATCAGAATTTATGAAAATCGTGCTGGTTCTTATGCTTGCCCGGATAATGATGCATAAGCGCAATGTCGAACGCTTCAGGGATTTATTTGTCCCTTTGATTGTTACGCTCATTCCTTTCGGACTGGTTTTTCTCCAGCCCAGTTTAGGGACGGCCCTTTTGTTTCTGCCTACATTTGTCGTGATGGTTTTTGTTTCAGGAACGCCTGCCAGGAATATTATTATTATGTTTGTCGTTATCGCAATTATTGCCCCGATAGGGTATTTCTTTGTGCTTAAGGATTACCAGCGTTACCGTTTGCTCGGATTTCTTACCCCATCAACGATACCTTCGAGCGAAGGTTTCCAGTTGATTCAATCCAAAGTGGCAGTTGGCTCGGGAAGCATCATCGGGCGCGGATGGGGAGAAGGTGATTCTTCCGGTTCACTCTTCGTTCCGGAACGGCATAATGATTTTATCTTTACCACCATAAGCGAGGAATGGGGCTTCGTCGGGAGCTCGCTGGTGATTGTTTTATACCTGATAATGTATCTGGGGGCGGTTTTTATCGCTTATAATACCAGGGAGCCTTTCGGGCGGCTTGCTATACTCGGTTTGGTCACCTATTTAACGGCGCAGACTTTTATCAATATCGGAATGACGATAGGGTTTGCGCCGATTACGGGCTTGCCCATGCCTTTCGTCAGTTACGGAGGTTCTTCGCTTCTTTCTTCTTATATTGCCATGGGATTGATTGTCAATATCGGGGTGAACCAGCTTCCTTCATTTGCCTCAAGGGATTTTGAATAA
- a CDS encoding ABC transporter permease: MSLFLTLKVALRALIRNKVRSILTMLGIIIGIAAVIAVVAVGQGATVMIEEQISSMGDNILMIFPGSASSGGFHFGAGTRSTLTAQDADAIMNECPYVKAVSPMVRAGGQAIYQDKNWGVSVSGVSPSYLEVRNWQVKEGAFFTDSDVKAASKVCVVGATVAKELFNTESPVGKTIRIRNMPFRIIGLMEKKGSAAFGQDQDDVIIAPWSSVSRFLQRGSFNSVNQLLVSATSIKTIEPAKADITSILRQRHKLGEGTDDDFSIVDTAEITEAITSTSTLMTLLLAVIASISLIVGGIGIMNIMLVSVTERTREIGLRMAVGARSKDILLQFLVEAMVLAGIGGIFGIILGGTAAQIIANSNGWPVLVSAQSAVLAFVFSAAVGIFFGFFPAWRASRLNPIEALRYE, translated from the coding sequence CATCGGCATTGCCGCGGTAATTGCAGTGGTGGCGGTCGGCCAGGGAGCCACCGTGATGATAGAAGAACAAATCAGCAGCATGGGCGATAACATCCTGATGATATTTCCGGGCAGCGCCTCTTCCGGAGGATTCCACTTCGGCGCCGGCACCCGCTCCACGCTGACAGCGCAGGATGCCGATGCGATTATGAATGAATGCCCTTACGTCAAAGCGGTCTCTCCCATGGTCCGGGCAGGCGGCCAGGCAATTTATCAGGATAAAAACTGGGGCGTCAGCGTGAGCGGCGTCTCTCCGAGTTATCTGGAAGTAAGGAATTGGCAGGTAAAAGAAGGCGCCTTTTTTACCGATTCGGATGTCAAAGCCGCTTCTAAAGTATGCGTTGTCGGCGCGACGGTCGCCAAGGAATTATTCAATACGGAATCGCCTGTCGGAAAAACAATCCGCATCAGAAATATGCCTTTCAGGATAATAGGCTTGATGGAAAAGAAAGGAAGCGCCGCTTTCGGGCAGGACCAGGATGATGTAATCATCGCCCCCTGGTCATCGGTCAGCCGCTTTCTACAGAGAGGTTCTTTTAACAGCGTCAACCAGCTCCTGGTCAGCGCCACCTCGATAAAAACAATCGAGCCTGCTAAAGCCGATATTACATCCATTTTACGGCAACGCCACAAACTGGGAGAAGGAACCGACGACGATTTCAGCATCGTTGATACGGCAGAAATAACCGAGGCTATCACCAGCACTTCAACCCTGATGACACTCCTTTTGGCGGTAATCGCCTCTATTTCACTGATTGTCGGCGGAATCGGCATCATGAATATCATGCTCGTCTCGGTTACGGAACGGACGCGCGAAATCGGGCTGCGCATGGCAGTCGGCGCACGCAGCAAGGATATCTTATTACAATTCCTGGTGGAAGCCATGGTCCTGGCCGGAATTGGGGGCATTTTCGGGATAATCCTTGGCGGCACTGCAGCGCAAATCATCGCTAATTCCAACGGCTGGCCCGTCCTGGTTTCGGCGCAATCGGCTGTCCTGGCTTTTGTTTTCTCTGCAGCAGTCGGGATATTCTTCGGTTTTTTCCCGGCATGGAGGGCATCCCGGCTTAATCCTATAGAAGCTTTAAGATACGAGTAA